Sequence from the Streptomyces mobaraensis NBRC 13819 = DSM 40847 genome:
CTGGTAGGGGCTGACGACCTCGAAAGGCGCCACTTTGCGTTCGATCTGGGAAACGGGCCGCATGGAACCACCGTACGACCTGCCACTGACAACGGCCGGTGCGACGGCCCTCACCTGCGGTTTTCCCAGATGGACCGGAGGTGAGGATCCGGTGGACGATCCACTGCCCGGCCGCCCTTCCTGCTGCGCGGGGGCCGGGGTTTCCGGTACGACTGTCTTCGTACGCCCGTCTCCGTACGCCATGGACCGGTCGCCGGCGCGCCCGGCACCCCGGACGCCTCGAGGAGTCCCGATGCGCATCCGCCCCGCCTCCCCCGTGACCCGCACCCTCCTGGGCCTGGCCGTGACCGCCCCGGTCGCGCTGGGCCTCGTCGCACCGGCCGCCGAGGCCGCGCCGGACACCGCTGCCACGGCACGCGCCCGGGTTCCGCTCACGATCGGGCACCGCGGGGTGCCGGTCCAGGCCCCCGAGAACACCCTGGCCTCCATCGACAGAGCCGCCCGGCTGGGCGTCCGCTGGGTCGAGAACGACGTCCAGCGCACCAAGGACGGCAAGCTGGTCGTCATCCACGACACCACCCTCACCCGGACCACCGACGTCAAGAAGCGCTTCCCGGACCGGGCGCCCTGGAAGGTCGGCGACTTCACCCTGGCCGAGATCCGCAAGCTGGACGCGGGCAGCTGGTTCGACCGCCGCTTCGCCGGCGAGCGCGTCCCCACCCTGGACAGCTACCTCCGGCGCGTCGACCACAACCGCCAGAAGCTGCTCCTGGAGGTCAAGGCGCCCGAGCTGTACCCCGGCATCGAGCGCCAGCTCGTGGCGGAGCTCCGCAGGACCGGCTGGCTCGACCGGCGGCACGTCGGCGGCCGACTGGTCGTCCAGAGCTTCAACGCCGCCTCGCTCCGCGCCTTCCACGGCCTCCGCCCCGAAGTGAAGACCGGCTTCCTCGGCGCGCCGAAGCCCGCCGAACTCCGCGACTACGCCAAGTTCGCCGACCAGATCAACCCCGACCACACCAAGGTCGACGCGGCCTGGGTGCGGTCGGTGCACGGCGTCAAGGGTCCGCACGGCCGGCGGCTGGAGATCTCCGCCTGGACCGTGGACGACCCGGACCGCGCGGTCGCCCTGGCCCGCCTCGGCGTGGACGCGATCATCACCAACGCCCCGCACGTCATCGCGGACGCGCTGGAGGAGGCCGACGAGGACACGGCCGGCCGCCCGCTCACCCTCGCCGACCTTCCCGACGCGGCCTGACCGTTCGCTCCGCACCCCCGCCGACCTGCGGAAACGGCCCGTTGTCAGTGGCACCCCCTAACGTGCCGGGCAGTGAAGGGCGGCCTGCCGAGGCCGCCGGGGAAGGGGGCCTGCCATGTCCGTCACACCGTCCGCGTCCGCCGCGTCCGAGCGCACCTACCTGGAGCTGTCGCAAGAGGGCGCCGGCGCGCACAAGTTCTACGGGGTGACGGTGGACGGCACGACCGTCACCGTCCGCTACGGCCGGATCGGAGCGGCGGGCCAGGTGCAGACCTCGTCCTTCGCCACCGAGGACAAGGCCCGGGCCGCCGCCGCGAAGAAGGTCGGGGAGAAGGTCCGCAAGGGCTACGCGCCGGCCGTCCCGGGCGGCCGGGCCGCCCGCCCGGTGACGCGCCGCCAGGTGTCGTCGGCGCCCTCGACCGCCCGCGCGGTCGCCCCGGTGCTGTGGCGCTTCCGCACGGGCGCCGCGGCCTTCGGCATCCACGTCGACGAGGAGCGCTGCTGGGTCGGCAACCAGGCCGGCGACGTCTTCACCCTCGGTCACGGCGGCGAGGTCCTCGCCCGCTACAAGCTGCCGGACGGCGTCAAGTGCCTGGTGGCGGACGACTTCTGGATCTACGCCGGGTGCGACGACGGCACCGTCTACGACCTGTCGTCCAAGCTGCCCTTCGCGGCCTACGAGGTCACCCCCTCCGTCGACATCTTCTGGCTGGACATCCACGAGGGCGTGCTCAACGTGGCCGACCGGGACGGCGGTCTGACCGTCATCGACCACGAGGACGAGCACCAGTGGTCGCGCCGCAGCGACGGCACCTACGCGTGGATGGTCCGCCGGGACGCGCACGCCGTCTACCACGGCCACTCCGCGGGCGTGACCGCCTACGCCCCCGACGGCGGCGGCCGGCTCTGGCACAGCCCGACCGACGGCCCGGTCCTCTTCGGCTGGCAGGAGGACCGCTCCGTCTACGCGGGCACCGCCCGGCGCAGCGTGCAGCGGCTGTCGAAGGCGACGGGCCGCGTGGAGGCGACCTACCGGTGCGACGCGGTCGTCTACTCCTGCGCCACCGCCCCCGGCGGCCGCTACGTCTTCGCGGGCGACAACTCCTCGTCCGTCTACTGCTTCGACGCCGACGGCACCCGGCTGTGGAAGCTCGGCACCGGCAGCGGCTCGGCGCTGTCCATGCAGTACCTGGACGAGCGGCTGTACATGGTCACCACCGACGGCTCCCTGGTGTGCGTGGACGCCTCGGACACCGCGGTCGCCGCGGCCCGCTCCGGCACCGTCCCGGTGCCGCGCGACATCAAGTCGGCCGCCGCCCTGCCCACCTACACCCCGGCGACCACGGTGGCCACGGTCGACGCCGTCCCCGCGTCGGGCGTCGTGGTCGAGTGCGTCCAGGAGGGCGGACGGCTCCGCGTGCACGTGGTCTCCGAGGGCTACGAGCCGGCCTGGAACGTCCAGTTCCCGCGCCACATCCGCCGGGCGGGCGCCCGCTACGTCGTCGACGCGCTGGCACCGGCCTCCGGAGGCTTCTACCGCGTCCGCGGCGAGATACGGCAGCTCGTCTGACCCGGGAGCGGTCGCGCGACGCGGCCACCGGTCCGGGTTCTCCCCGTCCCGGTGGCGGGTGGATGCTGGGAGGAGGAGGTGGCGCCCATGCGTACGGGAAACGAGCCCCTCACGGCCCGCAGCCCGCTGCGGCTGCGCTGCGGGCTGGCCGTTCTCGGCCTGGTGTTCTCCGGCGCGGGAGCCGCGCTGTTCGCCCTCACCCGGCATCCCGGCTGGGCGGCTGCCTTCGCGGCCCTGGCGCTGGTGACCATCGCCGACCTGTCGGTGGTGATCCACCACATCCGCCAGGGCGCGCACTACCAGCCCGGCCGCGACGTGCCGCCCTACGAGCCGCTCGAGGACGACAGACCGCCGCCGGGTCCACGACCCTGACCGCGCCGGGCGGCCTCAGCCCTTCTCGTCGAAGCGGGCCGCCGCCACGAAGTCCGGCCGGGGGTCGAGCGCCGCGGCGAGCCGGAAGTGCCGTACGGCTTCCTCGGGCCGCCCCGAGCGTACGAGCGTCCGCCCGAGGGCGAAGTGGGCGAAGGCGTTGTCCGGTTCGCGCTCCAGCACGTGCTGGAACTCGCGCTCGGCCGGCCGGAGCCGGGCGGCGGCGAAGTAGGCGCGGGCCCGCAGCAGGCGGGCCGCGGTGTTCTCCGGATGGGAGGCGATGACCGAGTCCAGCAGCTTGACCGCGCCGCGCGGATCGCGGGCGTCCAGCAGCCGCTCGGCGGAGCGGAAGTCGATGACGTGGGTCTCGGGTGTCGGCTCGGCCACGGGCACGGTCCCTTCCCTCTCGATAACCCCGAAGGATGCGGCCCGCACAACACCGGGGCGTCAAGCCCTATTCCCGGCCGCGCCCCGCAGGGCGCCCTCAGGTCTCCCGCCGCCCCTCCGCCGCACGCGCGCACAGCCCCGCCCACACCTCGTCCACCCGGGCCTCCAGCTCGGCCACCGGACCGTCGTTGGGGATCACGATGTCGGCCGCCGCGAGCCGCTGTTCCCGGGTGGCCTGGGCGGCCATCCGGGCGCGCGCCTCCTCCGGCGCCATGCCCCGCAGCCGCACCAGCCGGTCCAGCCGTGTCTCCTCCCGGGCGTCGACCACGACGACCAGGTCGTACAGCGGGGCCAGGCCGTTCTCGACCAGGAGCGGCACATCGTGCACGACGACCGCGTCCGGCGCCGCCGCGGCCTCCAGCTCGGCCGACCGGGCCCGGACCAGCGGATGGACGATGGCGTTCAGCGCGGCCAGCCGCCCGGCGTCGGCGAAGACGACGGAGCCGAGGCGGGGGCGGTCCAGGGAGCCGTCCGGAGCCAGCACCTCCGGCCCGAACTCCGCGACGACCGCGGCCAGTCCGGCCGTCCCCGGCTCCACCACCTCCCGCGCGATCCGGTCCGAGTCGACGATCACCGCTCCGTGCGCGGCCAGCCGCCGCGACACCTCGCTCTTGCCCGCGCCGATACCGCCCGTGAGACCCACCTTCAGCATGGGCCCCACGCTATCGGCCGCCGGTTCACCGGCCGCCCTCGCCCTCCCGGTCGGCGAGGAACCGCTCGAACTCCGCCCCGAGTTCGTCCGCGGAGGGCAGTTCCAGCGGCTCGGCGACGAGGTTCCCGCGGGTCTCGGCACCCGCCATCGCGTCGTACTGGTGCTCCAGCCCGCGGACGAGCGCCACCAGCTCCTCGTCCCCCTCGGCCACCTGCCGCTCGATCTCCTCCTGGGTGCGCAGCGCCTGACTGCGCAGCGCGTGCGCGGCGTTGGGCAGCACCAGGCCGGTGGCCGAGGTGATCGCCTCCAGCGTGACCAGCGCGGCGTCCGGGTAGGGCGAGCGGGCGACGTAGTGCGGGACGTGCGCGGCGATGCCCAGGACGTCGTGGCCCGCCTCCGTCAGCCGGTACTCGATCAGCGCCTCGGCGCTGCCGGGCACCTGTGCCTCGTCGAAGTGGCCGCGGTGGCCCGGGACCAGCTCCGCGCGGTTGCCGTGCGGGGTGATGCCGACGGGGCGGGTGTGCGGCACGCCCATCGGGATGCCGTGGAAGTTGACCGAAAGGCGTACGTTCAGCCGCTCGACCAACTGCCGTACGGCGGCGGCGAACCGCTCCCACTCGACGTCCGGCTCCGGCCCGGACAGCAGGAGGAACGGCGCGCCGGTGGCGTCCTGGACCAGCCGCAGCTCGATCTTCGGCGTCTCGTAGGCGCTCCAGCGGTCCCGCTGGAAGGTCAGCAGTGGCCGGCGCGCCCGGTAGTCGACGAGCCTGTCGTGGTCGAAGCGGGCCACGACCTGGTTCGGCAGTTGGTCGAGCAGCCGCTCGACGATCTGCTCACCGGTCGCTCCGGCGTCGATGTAGCCCTCGAAGTGGTAGAGCATGACCAGGCCGGCGGTTTCCTGAGCCAGGGCCAGGTCGGCCACGGCGAGCCCCTTGGGCTCCCATTCGTACAAACCCTGCGGATCCAACACGGTGACCGTTCCTCCTCATGTTCCTTGGGAGGGAACGCCCTTGACCGCCGCCGCCATTCCCGGGGGCGGCGCGCACGCCCCGGAACGCGCGTGAGGCCCGCTCCCCCGAAGGGGGACGGGCCTCACGTCAGCCTGCGGTCACCCGCGGCCGGTCAGAGCCTCAGCTCTGGCCGCCGGCGAGCTTCTCGCGGAGGGCGGCCAGCGCCTCGTCCGACGCCAGGGCGCCGGAGCTGTCGGCCGACTCCGAGGAGTACGAACCGCCGGAGACGTTGCCGGCACCGGAGGCGGCGGCCGGAGCGGCAGCACCCTCGGCAGCGGCCTGCTCGTCGGCCTCGCGGGACTTGATGACCTGCGCCTGGTGCTGCTCGAAGCGCTGCTGCGCCTCGGCGTACTGGCGCTCCCACTCCTCGCGCTGCTTCTCGTAGCCCGGCAGCCAGTCGTTGGCCTCGGGGTCGAAGCCCTCGGGGTAGATGTAGTTGCCCTGGTCGTCGTAGGACGCGGCCATGCCGTACAGGGTCGGGTCGAACTCGACCACGGACGGGTCGGCACCGAAGGACTCGTTCGCCTGCTTCAGCGAGAGGCTGATGCGGCGGCGCTCGAGGTCGATGTCGATGACCTTGACGAAGATCTCGTCGTTGACCTGGACGACCTGCTCCGGGATCTCCACGTGGCGCTCGGCCAGCTCGGAGATGTGGACCAGGCCCTCGATGCCCTCGTCGACGCGGACGAACGCACCGAACGGAACGAGCTTGGTGACCTTACCCGGGACGACCTGACCGATCTGGTGGGTCCGGGCGAACTGCTGCCACGGGTCTTCCTGGGTGGCCTTGAGCGACAGGGAGACGCGCTCGCGGTCCATGTCGACGTCCAGGACCTCGACCGTGACCTCCTGGCCGACCTCGACGACCTCGGACGGGTGGTCGATGTGCTTCCAGGACAGCTCGGAGACGTGGACGAGACCGTCGACGCCGCCCAGGTCCACGAAGGCACCGAAGTTGACGATGGAGGAGACGACGCCGGAGCGCACCTGACCCTTCTGGAGGGTGGTGAGGAAGGTCTGGCGGACCTCGCTCTGGGTCTGCTCCAGCCAGGCGCGGCGGGACAGGACCACGTTGTTGCGGTTCTTGTCCAGCTCGATGATCTTCGCCTCGAGCTCCTTGCCCACGTAGGGCTGGAGGTCGCGGACGCGACGCATCTCGACCAGGGAGGCCGGGAGGAAGCCGCGGAGGCCGATGTCGAGGATGAGACCACCCTTGACGACCTCGATGACGGTACCGGTGACGATCCCGTCCTCTTCCTTGATCTTCTCGATGGTGCCCCAGGCACGCTCGTACTGGGCGCGCTTCTTCGAGAGGATCAGGCGGCCTTCCTTGTCCTCCTTCTGGAGAACGAGGGCCTCGACCTGGTCACCGACGCTGACGACCTCATTGGGGTCGACGTCGTGCTTGATCGAGAGCTCGCGGGAAGGGATGACGCCTTCGGTCTTGTAACCGATGTCGAGCAGGACCTCGTCCCGGTCGACCTTCACGATGACGCCGTCGACGATGTCGCCGTCGTTGAAGTACTTGATCGTCTCGTCGATCGCGGCGAGGAAGGCTTCCTCGTTACCGATGTCGTTGACCGCAACCTGCGGGGTGGTGGCGGTGGTCTCGGTGCTGCTCGTCATGTGGGAAAGGGCTCCGGTACGGACATTGAGTCGTAGGTACTGCTACGCCATGAGCCCGTGTATCGCACCGCCGAAGCCGGACAGCTTAGAAGCGCACTATCCGGATGACTCCGGAAGCGCCTCGACAACCGAGGGGACATACAACAAGTACGAAAGCGGCCTGCTCGGTCCGAGGCGCGCAGGCTCGCAGCGCAACTTGTAGCATACGGGGGCAGCCGGACACGGTCAATGCGCGAAGGCGCACACCAGGGACAAAATGCCCCGAATCCGGCACAACTCACCTTGCGGGAGCCGTTCGAGACCTCCCGGCGGCCGAATACCTTACCCGCAAGCTTCCCTCACCCCCATCACCCCGGGATCGCGACCACCCAGATGACGCCAGACACGTACGAGCCGCGGCAGGACCTCCAGGACGACCGGCAACCCGAGGCGGGCGAACCGGAGGCGACCAGGCGAAACGCCGGCGAGACCGAGAGCAGCCGGGCCAGCCGTGGCTGGTGGGACGGCAACGCGGACGAGTACCAGCGGGAGCACGGGGAATTCCTCGGCGACGACCGTTTCGTCTGGGGCCCGGAAGGGCTCGACGAGGCGGACGCCGGCCTGCTCGGCCCGGCCGCCGCTCTGGCCGGACGGGACGTCCTGGAGATCGGCGCCGGGGCCGCCCAGTGCTCGCGCTGGCTCGCCGCCCAGGGGGCCCGGCCGGTGGCGCTGGACCTCTCGCACCGGCAGCTCCAGCACGCGCTGCGGATCGGCGGAGGCGTCCCGCTGGTGGAGGCGGACGCCGGCGCGCTGCCGTTCGCGGACGGCTCCTTCGACCTGGCGTGCTCGGCCTACGGCGCGGTGCCGTTCGTGGCCGACCCGGTGCGGGTGATGCG
This genomic interval carries:
- a CDS encoding glycerophosphodiester phosphodiesterase, with product MRIRPASPVTRTLLGLAVTAPVALGLVAPAAEAAPDTAATARARVPLTIGHRGVPVQAPENTLASIDRAARLGVRWVENDVQRTKDGKLVVIHDTTLTRTTDVKKRFPDRAPWKVGDFTLAEIRKLDAGSWFDRRFAGERVPTLDSYLRRVDHNRQKLLLEVKAPELYPGIERQLVAELRRTGWLDRRHVGGRLVVQSFNAASLRAFHGLRPEVKTGFLGAPKPAELRDYAKFADQINPDHTKVDAAWVRSVHGVKGPHGRRLEISAWTVDDPDRAVALARLGVDAIITNAPHVIADALEEADEDTAGRPLTLADLPDAA
- a CDS encoding WGR domain-containing protein encodes the protein MSVTPSASAASERTYLELSQEGAGAHKFYGVTVDGTTVTVRYGRIGAAGQVQTSSFATEDKARAAAAKKVGEKVRKGYAPAVPGGRAARPVTRRQVSSAPSTARAVAPVLWRFRTGAAAFGIHVDEERCWVGNQAGDVFTLGHGGEVLARYKLPDGVKCLVADDFWIYAGCDDGTVYDLSSKLPFAAYEVTPSVDIFWLDIHEGVLNVADRDGGLTVIDHEDEHQWSRRSDGTYAWMVRRDAHAVYHGHSAGVTAYAPDGGGRLWHSPTDGPVLFGWQEDRSVYAGTARRSVQRLSKATGRVEATYRCDAVVYSCATAPGGRYVFAGDNSSSVYCFDADGTRLWKLGTGSGSALSMQYLDERLYMVTTDGSLVCVDASDTAVAAARSGTVPVPRDIKSAAALPTYTPATTVATVDAVPASGVVVECVQEGGRLRVHVVSEGYEPAWNVQFPRHIRRAGARYVVDALAPASGGFYRVRGEIRQLV
- a CDS encoding DUF6343 family protein, with amino-acid sequence MRTGNEPLTARSPLRLRCGLAVLGLVFSGAGAALFALTRHPGWAAAFAALALVTIADLSVVIHHIRQGAHYQPGRDVPPYEPLEDDRPPPGPRP
- a CDS encoding tetratricopeptide repeat protein, which produces MAEPTPETHVIDFRSAERLLDARDPRGAVKLLDSVIASHPENTAARLLRARAYFAAARLRPAEREFQHVLEREPDNAFAHFALGRTLVRSGRPEEAVRHFRLAAALDPRPDFVAAARFDEKG
- the coaE gene encoding dephospho-CoA kinase, coding for MLKVGLTGGIGAGKSEVSRRLAAHGAVIVDSDRIAREVVEPGTAGLAAVVAEFGPEVLAPDGSLDRPRLGSVVFADAGRLAALNAIVHPLVRARSAELEAAAAPDAVVVHDVPLLVENGLAPLYDLVVVVDAREETRLDRLVRLRGMAPEEARARMAAQATREQRLAAADIVIPNDGPVAELEARVDEVWAGLCARAAEGRRET
- a CDS encoding proteasome assembly chaperone family protein, producing the protein MLDPQGLYEWEPKGLAVADLALAQETAGLVMLYHFEGYIDAGATGEQIVERLLDQLPNQVVARFDHDRLVDYRARRPLLTFQRDRWSAYETPKIELRLVQDATGAPFLLLSGPEPDVEWERFAAAVRQLVERLNVRLSVNFHGIPMGVPHTRPVGITPHGNRAELVPGHRGHFDEAQVPGSAEALIEYRLTEAGHDVLGIAAHVPHYVARSPYPDAALVTLEAITSATGLVLPNAAHALRSQALRTQEEIERQVAEGDEELVALVRGLEHQYDAMAGAETRGNLVAEPLELPSADELGAEFERFLADREGEGGR
- the rpsA gene encoding 30S ribosomal protein S1 — translated: MTSSTETTATTPQVAVNDIGNEEAFLAAIDETIKYFNDGDIVDGVIVKVDRDEVLLDIGYKTEGVIPSRELSIKHDVDPNEVVSVGDQVEALVLQKEDKEGRLILSKKRAQYERAWGTIEKIKEEDGIVTGTVIEVVKGGLILDIGLRGFLPASLVEMRRVRDLQPYVGKELEAKIIELDKNRNNVVLSRRAWLEQTQSEVRQTFLTTLQKGQVRSGVVSSIVNFGAFVDLGGVDGLVHVSELSWKHIDHPSEVVEVGQEVTVEVLDVDMDRERVSLSLKATQEDPWQQFARTHQIGQVVPGKVTKLVPFGAFVRVDEGIEGLVHISELAERHVEIPEQVVQVNDEIFVKVIDIDLERRRISLSLKQANESFGADPSVVEFDPTLYGMAASYDDQGNYIYPEGFDPEANDWLPGYEKQREEWERQYAEAQQRFEQHQAQVIKSREADEQAAAEGAAAPAAASGAGNVSGGSYSSESADSSGALASDEALAALREKLAGGQS
- a CDS encoding class I SAM-dependent methyltransferase, yielding MTPDTYEPRQDLQDDRQPEAGEPEATRRNAGETESSRASRGWWDGNADEYQREHGEFLGDDRFVWGPEGLDEADAGLLGPAAALAGRDVLEIGAGAAQCSRWLAAQGARPVALDLSHRQLQHALRIGGGVPLVEADAGALPFADGSFDLACSAYGAVPFVADPVRVMREVRRVLRPGGRWVFSVTHPIRWAFPDEPGPEGLSVAASYFDRTPYVEQDETGRAVYVEHHRTLGDRVRDVVTAGFRLVDLVEPEWPEWNTQEWGGWSPLRGHLIPGTAIFVCERD